The following is a genomic window from Limnochordia bacterium.
TATGGCTTCAAGAGAAGCTTATAGAGTGGGGGTATGCCCTAAACGGTGTCGATGGGCTGTTTGGTCCTCTGACCTTTGGGGCTGTGCTTGAATTACAGCGGGACTTCAAGCTAAGGGCCGATGGTATTGCAGGTCCTATGGTGTTTTCCCTCTTACAGGATCCACCTCCCATAATTAGGCATACGATTGAGGGTAGGGAGACACTGCTAAGTATTGCTAGACAATGGGGCGTGGGCACAGTAGGTCTTAGAGAGGCTAACCGGTGGCTTACTCCTGCTGGCCTGTATGTCGGCAGAAGATTGATCATTCCATGTCGGTACGTTGTAGTCTTTACGGATCCTAGCGACCCTCGGGTAGCAAATAGTATTGTCGACAATAACACGAATATAACTGGGTTGCTTCTGCAGGTTGAACTTGGTCGCAGTATCGATCGGGATTTGTTGAGTTTTTGTCTGGAGCATGAATTAAGTGTGTTCTTGGATGTAACCATCGATGAGACCGTTGGCGTTATGGCAAGGCGCCGTAAGAGAAAGCAGATCATTGACGAGGTATGCCGTTTGTGCCATCGAACGACTGCAAAAGCAGTTCATATTGATCTATCCGGTAATACACAGCTTCTATCCTTAG
Proteins encoded in this region:
- a CDS encoding peptidoglycan-binding protein is translated as MRREPGRRILKEGMRGADVIWLQEKLIEWGYALNGVDGLFGPLTFGAVLELQRDFKLRADGIAGPMVFSLLQDPPPIIRHTIEGRETLLSIARQWGVGTVGLREANRWLTPAGLYVGRRLIIPCRYVVVFTDPSDPRVANSIVDNNTNITGLLLQVELGRSIDRDLLSFCLEHELSVFLDVTIDETVGVMARRRKRKQIIDEVCRLCHRTTAKAVHIDLSGNTQLLSLGFLHRLKDALHQKKRKLVLTYPYSPRESFPPYLTIADRVILSSVYKEKPSICLPSFAHLRQGIIRLGKLIPSWRIWLKLPLCAWEYDDETASGRTISHGEGMEFLRRSRTKPVWSEELKVIELSRGLQRVWLPNETTMMHWLWLVNRYNLGGIVLTGVGLEDKRLWRCLKQHFLIHK